From the genome of Scytonema hofmannii PCC 7110, one region includes:
- a CDS encoding P-loop NTPase fold protein: MSGILNTTNVGVSREEAERILKRFLCNENDKVLAIKGNWGIGKTYLVQNLLNKHKKEYYLYGSVFGISSIEQLKSRMLANSKEIATINNQRSQGFESITKFLNKQIAKFVEWVSRNSLRLEKTPKLDLVLPGHSSIPVAGSLIFAFGDLVLDVLFHMHLNKDSIVCIDDLERSANISLEELLGFVEYLSQNIHCKTILIYNEEFLNEKSKTLLNQYREKVIDRECKLNPTVEENLNFIFKDKDSYDIEVIKEVFLRASTNNIRVIRKTKWFLDELIPLMESWETSLRNQVIINSIIMKLAKYDTEFCKKFSISIDTFLSVTNSSLENNETFAQEIQKLQVFSYLGYNSIEIDAQMSQMVETSLLDSENFLKKGNILNQEEQKKPILEKMSSLGKTYYSSFADTEQEMNNQIIAFLDNYCLDLSFSQFEQIEQLASMTELNISHYEKLLLEHNLKNLGIHYFNDLNALRTRLCKYPDLESYLEDKKNEYLHTLDITTALKNINESKSESISFNLKANIDFLNKCTVDEYCQWLQEGHPDLYLWVRKLLSWGLPASQNLEQAIRRLGKNSKLNKIRAKMIYNIDIDNSSNTNNAT, translated from the coding sequence ATGTCTGGAATTTTGAATACTACAAATGTAGGAGTCAGTCGAGAAGAAGCGGAAAGAATTCTTAAGAGATTTTTGTGTAATGAAAATGATAAAGTTTTAGCAATTAAGGGAAATTGGGGTATCGGAAAAACCTATTTAGTACAAAATTTATTGAATAAACATAAAAAAGAGTATTATTTGTATGGTTCTGTTTTTGGCATTTCTTCAATTGAACAATTAAAATCACGAATGTTGGCCAATTCTAAAGAGATCGCCACAATTAATAACCAACGATCTCAAGGTTTTGAATCAATTACAAAGTTTTTAAATAAACAAATAGCTAAGTTTGTTGAATGGGTAAGTCGTAATTCTCTAAGATTAGAAAAAACTCCAAAATTAGACTTAGTATTACCAGGTCATTCTTCCATTCCAGTAGCAGGCTCATTAATATTTGCATTTGGTGATTTGGTACTTGATGTACTTTTTCATATGCATCTTAATAAAGATTCAATCGTATGCATTGACGATCTGGAAAGAAGCGCCAATATTTCACTAGAAGAATTATTAGGATTTGTTGAGTACTTATCTCAAAATATTCATTGTAAAACGATACTCATTTATAATGAGGAGTTTTTGAATGAAAAATCAAAAACTCTTTTAAATCAATATCGAGAAAAAGTAATTGATAGAGAATGTAAACTCAACCCTACGGTGGAAGAAAACTTGAATTTTATATTTAAAGATAAAGATAGTTACGATATAGAAGTAATTAAAGAAGTCTTTTTAAGAGCTAGCACAAACAATATTCGAGTTATACGCAAAACTAAATGGTTTCTTGATGAGCTAATTCCCTTAATGGAAAGTTGGGAAACCAGTTTACGTAATCAAGTTATAATTAATAGTATTATTATGAAATTAGCAAAATACGATACCGAGTTTTGTAAAAAATTTTCTATTAGTATAGATACTTTTTTATCAGTGACAAACTCTTCGTTAGAAAACAATGAGACTTTCGCTCAAGAAATACAAAAACTTCAGGTATTTTCCTATCTAGGCTATAATTCTATAGAAATTGATGCACAAATGAGCCAGATGGTTGAAACATCGTTATTGGACTCGGAGAATTTTCTTAAAAAAGGTAATATTCTTAATCAAGAAGAGCAAAAAAAACCAATTCTTGAAAAAATGTCTAGTCTTGGTAAAACTTACTATAGTTCCTTTGCAGATACTGAACAAGAGATGAACAACCAAATTATTGCTTTCCTTGATAATTATTGTCTTGATTTAAGTTTTTCTCAATTTGAACAGATCGAACAATTGGCATCAATGACGGAATTGAATATTTCTCACTACGAAAAGCTTTTATTAGAACACAATTTAAAAAATTTAGGAATACATTATTTTAATGATTTGAATGCCTTAAGAACTAGGTTGTGTAAATATCCGGACTTAGAATCATATCTGGAAGATAAAAAGAATGAATATCTACATACATTAGATATTACTACAGCTTTAAAAAATATAAATGAGAGTAAATCTGAGTCAATATCCTTTAATTTGAAAGCAAATATTGATTTTTTAAATAAGTGTACTGTTGATGAATACTGCCAATGGCTTCAAGAAGGCCATCCTGATTTATATTTATGGGTTAGAAAGCTTTTATCTTGGGGTTTACCAGCATCTCAAAATTTAGAACAAGCTATTCGGAGATTAGGAAAAAATAGTAAATTAAATAAAATTAGAGCTAAGATGATTTACAATATAGATATAGATAATTCTTCTAATACTAATAATGCAACTTAA